In Oleidesulfovibrio alaskensis DSM 16109, the genomic window TTGGGTGCGTCAGCAAAAAGAATGTAACCAGCTTTGCCTCGTTGCTAACGCTTCTGAATTTTTCATCGTTCCAGATGCACGGGGCAATTTTGCGATACCGTTTAAACTTACTCATGGTTGTGGCTCCGACTTGCTTACAATCATGCTTTTAGCTATGATCACATTGTACTTACTCGCGACTCCCAGAGTCGCAGTGGCTCAGCCCCTATTTGCTCTAGGGGCTTTTTTTATTGCCTTCACTCTGCCCGCTTACGCCGCCACCTCGCACACATACGGGCACGGCACCAGCGAACAGATGCTGTTACCGACAATCCTTTCCGGACACGCCGCACACAGCATCTCGCCGTCCGGCTCTATGTATCTCACCGGCAGTCCCAACTGTTTCGCCAGCGCAATTTCTGCCTGCACGCCCACGCTCTGCGACCAGCCCGGCAGACAAAGCACATGCATTTCATGCTGCTGTTCCAACGTGGCTCGACACAACGCACCCCAGAAACGCCAGTCCGTAGGCATCTCGTGCCGCCGTGCGGCCTCATGTGTCAGAGTAATAGGCGAATACACGCCAAGCCCTGCCCGCCACATTCTTGCAGCTACCTCCGTCACAGCCAGAAAACGTGCATGACGCACTGCCTCACTGGCGTGTGAATACGGCGTAGCCAGATACACCAGCCGTATGCCGCTGGTGGTTCTGACCTCAACAACTGCCTCCTTCATTCCTTCAAGTTCCTTTTCAAGTTCTTTC contains:
- a CDS encoding DUF1937 family protein — protein: MKEAVVEVRTTSGIRLVYLATPYSHASEAVRHARFLAVTEVAARMWRAGLGVYSPITLTHEAARRHEMPTDWRFWGALCRATLEQQHEMHVLCLPGWSQSVGVQAEIALAKQLGLPVRYIEPDGEMLCAACPERIVGNSICSLVPCPYVCEVAA